From a single Oncorhynchus nerka isolate Pitt River linkage group LG11, Oner_Uvic_2.0, whole genome shotgun sequence genomic region:
- the LOC115136804 gene encoding lissencephaly-1 homolog A-like, with protein sequence MVLSQRQRDELNRAIADYLRSNGYEEAYSTFKKEAELDVNEELDKKYAGLLEKKWTSVIRLQKKVMELESKLNEAKEEITLGGPIAQKRDPKEWIPRPPEKYALSGHRSPVTRVIFHPVFSVMVSASEDATIKVWDYETGDFERTLKGHTDSVQDISFDQTGKLLASCSADMTIKLWDFQGFECIRTMHGHDHNVSSVAIMPNGDHIVSASRDKTIKMWEVATGYCVKTFTGHREWVRMVRPNQDGTLIASCSNDQTVRVWVVASKECKAELREHEHVVECISWAPESAHPTILEATGSESKKSGKPGPFLLSGSRDKTIKMWDVSIGMCLMTLVGHDNWVRGMLVHPGGKFILSCADDKTLRIWDYKNKRCMKTLSAHEHFVTSLDFHKNAPYVVTGSVDQTVKVWECR encoded by the exons AAATCGAGCGATAGCTGATTACCTTCGTTCAAATGGATATGAAGAGGCATATTCAACTTTCAAGAAGGAGGCAGAATTAGACGTG AATGAAGAATTGGATAAGAAGTATGCCGGCCTTTTGGAAAAGAAATGGACCTCAGTCATCAGATTACAAAAGAAG GTGATGGAGCTGGAATCGAAGCTGAACGAGGCCAAGGAGGAGATCACCCTAGGTGGGCCCATAGCCCAGAAGCGTGACCCCAAAGAGTGGATCCCTCGCCCGCCGGAGAAGTACGCACTGAGCGGCCACCGCTCCCCTGTCACACGCGTCATCTTCCACCCAGTCTTCAGCGTCATGGTGTCCGCCTCCGAGGACGCCACAATAAAg GTGTGGGACTATGAGACAGGAGACTTTGAGCGGACGCTGAAGGGccacactgactctgtccagGACATCTCCTTTGACCAGACTGGCAAGCTGCTGGCCTCCTGCTCTGCAGACATGACCATCAAGCTGTGGGACTTCCAGGGCTTTGAGTGCATCAGAACCATGCATG GACACGATCACAATGTTTCGTCCGTAGCCATCATGCCCAATGGAGATCATATAGTATCTGCCTCTAGGGACAAAACCATTAAAATGTGGGAGGTGGCCACTGG TTACTGTGTGAAGACGTTCACGGGCCACAGGGAGTGGGTGAGGATGGTCCGGCCCAATCAGGATGGCACCCTGATCGCCAGCTGCTCCAATGACCAgactgtgcgtgtgtgggtgGTGGCGTCCAAAGAGTGCAAGGCCGAGCTGCGGGAGCACGAACACGTGGTGGAGTGCATCTCCTGGGCCCCTGAGAGCGCTCATCCCACCATCTTGGAAGCCACCGGCTCAGAG TCTAAGAAGAGTGGTAAGCCGGGCCCCTTCCTGCTGTCTGGCTCCAGAGACAAGACCATCAAGATGTGGGACGTCAGCATTGGGATGTGCCTTATGACACTG GTTGGCCATGATAACTGGGTGCGCGGGATGCTTGTCCACCCCGGAGGCAAGTTCATATTAAGCTGTGCTGACGACAAGACCTTAAGGATCTGGGACTACAAGAACAAGCGCTGCATGAAGACTCTGAGTGCCCATGAACACTTTGTTACCTCTCTCG aTTTCCACAAGAATGCGCCGTATGTTGTCACCGGGAGCGTAGATCAAACAGTAAAAGTGTGGGAGTGTCGCTGA